One region of Microbacterium sp. M28 genomic DNA includes:
- a CDS encoding glycoside hydrolase family 3 N-terminal domain-containing protein, with amino-acid sequence MTISRRRLLSVAVLVSLGLGLAACAPDAQPSPNASAPPSATSTPTPSPTPRTPLEQAAERVDRMPLRERAALIVMGYAAGTDSAALSAYAAGGPRGLILMGNNVPGAPEQLRALTDAVHATSADALIATDQEGGAVARVPWDQLPSARTLKSEEPAAAQTAFAARAQLLDDAGIDINFGVVADVPRSDGSFIHSRSYGTDAQAVADRVAAIVAGERGRVATTLKHFPGHGAAEGDSHHSIPTTGMGLAEWRTVDALPFRAGIDAGAELVMMGHLRFTEVSPLPATLSPEWYGVLRDELGFEGVAVTDDLGMLLSSGDPAYADPVANAVTAVAAGADMVLTIAGSTPETAGLIIDALVVRAESDPRFAARVSEAAARVAALADAART; translated from the coding sequence ATGACGATCTCACGGCGACGCCTCCTGTCCGTCGCGGTGCTGGTGTCGCTGGGCCTCGGTCTTGCGGCATGCGCACCGGACGCGCAGCCGTCGCCGAACGCGTCAGCGCCGCCATCGGCGACCTCGACGCCGACACCGTCACCGACTCCGAGGACCCCGCTCGAGCAGGCCGCGGAACGCGTCGACCGGATGCCGTTGCGCGAACGGGCCGCGCTCATCGTGATGGGGTATGCGGCCGGCACCGATTCGGCGGCGCTCTCCGCGTATGCCGCAGGCGGACCGCGAGGGCTGATCCTCATGGGCAACAACGTCCCCGGTGCGCCGGAGCAGCTGCGCGCGCTCACGGACGCCGTGCACGCGACATCCGCGGATGCCCTGATCGCGACCGATCAGGAGGGCGGCGCGGTCGCCCGTGTGCCCTGGGATCAGCTGCCCTCCGCCCGCACGTTGAAGAGCGAGGAGCCCGCAGCCGCCCAGACCGCGTTCGCCGCTCGGGCGCAACTGCTGGACGACGCGGGGATCGACATCAACTTCGGCGTCGTCGCCGACGTGCCGCGTTCCGACGGCTCCTTCATCCACAGCAGGTCCTACGGCACCGACGCGCAGGCGGTCGCCGATCGTGTCGCGGCCATCGTCGCGGGGGAGCGCGGACGCGTCGCCACGACCCTCAAGCACTTCCCCGGGCACGGCGCGGCCGAGGGGGACTCGCACCACAGCATCCCGACGACCGGGATGGGGCTGGCCGAATGGCGAACCGTCGACGCGCTTCCGTTCCGCGCCGGCATCGACGCCGGTGCGGAGCTCGTCATGATGGGGCACCTGAGGTTCACCGAGGTGTCCCCGCTTCCGGCGACGCTGTCGCCGGAGTGGTACGGCGTGCTCCGCGACGAACTCGGGTTCGAGGGCGTCGCGGTGACCGACGACCTCGGCATGCTGCTCTCGTCCGGCGATCCGGCCTATGCCGACCCCGTCGCGAACGCCGTCACCGCGGTCGCCGCCGGCGCGGACATGGTGCTGACGATCGCCGGGTCCACTCCTGAGACAGCGGGGCTGATCATCGATGCCCTGGTGGTCCGCGCCGAGTCGGATCCCCGCTTCGCGGCTCGCGTGTCCGAGGCGGCGGCACGCGTGGCGGCACTCGCCGACGCGGCCCGCACCTGA
- the thiD gene encoding bifunctional hydroxymethylpyrimidine kinase/phosphomethylpyrimidine kinase — protein MTVDLSLYLVTDPALCGERGVVETVRQAVDGGVRIVQLRDKTATDAEITAQLVALSQVIDGRVPLVVNDRLEAALAARALGARVDGVHLGQRDASVIRARELLGPDALIGLTANNPAHLEAVRALPAGTVDYLGVGVIRPTRTKPDHPAPLGIDGFQAFAVASPLPCVAIGGVGLDDTIALRDAGAAGVAVVSALCAADDPRTAAAEFVRRWRSGSAPRVLSIAGSDPSGGAGIQADLKSIAANGGYGMAAVTALTAQNTQGVRAVHVPPPSFLRDQLDALSDDIVIDAVKIGMLANADVIRTVIDWLDAQRPAIVVVDPVMVATSGDRLLDADAEEALGALLTRSHLVTPNLAELEVLAGRAVDGWTDALAAARTLSERIGAAVLVKGGHLPGDEAPDALVDADRVTVHEFPGARIATANTHGTGCSLSSAVATRLAGGDDPRQAVAGARTWLRESIRESDPLRVGAGHGPINHFAGLWGRGGLETRPSSAQIADDWWVRIRGIRDGIDELAFIRGLADGTLEREPFVFYLGQDALYLREYARVLAEAARRAPTSAEQAFWANSAHGSIVGELELHASWLTPDRGVTSATFRAEPSATTTAYLDHLRSVAFGGEYAELIAAVLPCFWLYTDLGRRLHAGEFGAYARDPRHPYASWLATYADPAFEAATAQAIAYVMETAAVSGAETRARMFRAFERSSALELQFFAAPLDPALL, from the coding sequence ATGACCGTGGACCTGTCGCTCTACCTCGTGACCGACCCTGCGCTCTGCGGCGAACGCGGCGTCGTCGAGACGGTCAGGCAGGCCGTGGACGGCGGCGTGCGCATCGTCCAGCTGCGCGACAAGACGGCGACGGATGCCGAGATCACGGCCCAGCTCGTCGCACTGTCGCAGGTGATCGACGGACGCGTGCCGCTCGTCGTGAATGATCGCCTCGAGGCGGCGCTCGCTGCGCGTGCGCTGGGCGCGCGCGTGGACGGCGTGCACCTCGGACAGCGCGACGCCTCCGTGATCCGCGCCCGAGAGCTGCTCGGCCCGGATGCGCTCATCGGCCTGACGGCCAACAACCCGGCGCATCTGGAAGCCGTGCGCGCGCTGCCCGCGGGAACCGTGGACTATCTCGGCGTCGGCGTCATCCGCCCCACCCGCACGAAGCCCGACCATCCTGCGCCGCTCGGGATCGACGGGTTCCAGGCGTTCGCCGTCGCGAGTCCGTTGCCGTGCGTCGCGATCGGCGGCGTCGGACTCGACGACACCATCGCTCTGCGGGATGCGGGAGCGGCCGGTGTCGCGGTCGTGTCGGCGCTCTGCGCCGCGGACGACCCGCGCACCGCGGCCGCCGAGTTCGTGCGGCGCTGGCGTTCAGGGTCCGCGCCGCGGGTGCTGAGCATCGCCGGCAGCGACCCGTCCGGCGGCGCGGGGATCCAGGCGGATCTCAAGTCGATCGCCGCGAACGGCGGCTACGGCATGGCAGCCGTCACCGCGCTGACCGCGCAGAACACGCAGGGCGTGCGGGCCGTGCACGTGCCGCCGCCCTCCTTCCTCCGCGACCAGCTCGATGCGCTCTCGGACGACATCGTGATCGACGCGGTGAAGATCGGCATGCTTGCGAACGCCGACGTGATCCGGACCGTGATCGACTGGCTCGACGCGCAGCGGCCGGCGATCGTGGTCGTGGATCCGGTGATGGTCGCCACGAGCGGCGACCGACTTCTCGACGCGGATGCCGAAGAGGCCCTCGGCGCACTCCTCACGCGCTCGCACCTGGTGACGCCGAACCTCGCCGAGCTCGAGGTCCTGGCAGGTCGCGCGGTCGACGGCTGGACCGACGCGCTCGCCGCGGCACGGACGCTGTCGGAGCGCATCGGTGCCGCCGTCCTGGTCAAGGGCGGTCACCTTCCGGGAGACGAGGCCCCGGACGCGCTCGTCGACGCCGACAGGGTCACTGTGCACGAGTTCCCCGGTGCGCGGATCGCGACAGCCAACACGCACGGCACCGGATGCTCGCTGTCGTCCGCGGTCGCCACGCGGCTCGCAGGCGGGGATGACCCGCGACAGGCGGTCGCGGGGGCTCGGACCTGGCTGCGCGAGTCGATCCGGGAGAGCGATCCGCTGCGCGTCGGCGCCGGCCACGGCCCGATCAACCATTTCGCGGGGCTGTGGGGCAGAGGCGGCCTCGAGACCCGCCCGTCGTCAGCGCAGATCGCCGACGACTGGTGGGTCCGCATCCGCGGCATCCGCGACGGCATCGACGAGCTCGCGTTCATCCGCGGCCTCGCCGACGGAACGCTCGAGCGCGAGCCGTTCGTGTTCTATCTCGGTCAGGACGCGCTGTACCTCCGTGAATACGCGCGGGTCCTCGCCGAGGCGGCGCGGCGGGCACCGACCTCTGCAGAGCAGGCGTTCTGGGCCAACTCCGCCCATGGGTCGATCGTCGGCGAACTCGAGCTGCACGCGTCGTGGCTGACCCCGGATCGCGGGGTCACATCGGCGACGTTCCGCGCCGAACCGTCCGCGACCACCACGGCGTATCTGGACCACTTGCGCTCCGTCGCGTTCGGGGGCGAGTACGCCGAGCTGATCGCAGCGGTCCTGCCGTGCTTCTGGTTGTACACGGACCTCGGCCGGCGTCTGCACGCGGGCGAGTTCGGCGCGTACGCGCGCGATCCGCGGCATCCGTACGCCTCATGGCTCGCCACCTATGCGGACCCGGCGTTCGAGGCGGCGACCGCGCAGGCGATCGCGTACGTCATGGAGACGGCCGCCGTATCCGGGGCCGAGACGAGGGCGAGGATGTTCCGGGCGTTCGAGCGCTCGAGCGCGTTGGAGCTGCAGTTCTTCGCCGCACCGCTTGACCCGGCTCTGCTCTGA
- a CDS encoding pyridoxal 5'-phosphate synthase: protein MTTSPADWLRGLPSLTGTPPDPDPAAVPDDPETLFVEWIVGAVQAGVPEPHAMTLATVDAEGAPDARTVILKDVGGRGWAFAGHRASRKAEQLAARPVAALDFWWQPVMRAVRVRGSVVQADAADSAADLAARSPAARDGIAPEDWLLWRLVPDRVEFWQGAVDRRHLRLVYERTDTGWTHRIATGHTEPQQSGERIA, encoded by the coding sequence ATGACGACTTCTCCGGCCGACTGGCTGCGCGGATTGCCCTCGCTCACCGGCACACCTCCGGATCCGGATCCGGCCGCCGTGCCGGACGATCCGGAGACGCTGTTCGTCGAGTGGATCGTCGGAGCGGTCCAGGCCGGCGTCCCTGAGCCGCACGCCATGACGCTCGCGACCGTCGATGCGGAGGGAGCACCGGACGCCAGGACCGTGATCCTCAAGGACGTCGGAGGCCGCGGCTGGGCGTTCGCCGGTCATCGCGCGTCCCGAAAGGCCGAGCAGCTGGCCGCGCGGCCGGTGGCCGCCTTGGATTTCTGGTGGCAGCCGGTGATGCGCGCCGTACGGGTGCGCGGTTCGGTCGTCCAGGCGGATGCCGCCGACAGTGCGGCGGATCTCGCCGCGCGGTCGCCCGCCGCGCGCGACGGCATCGCCCCGGAGGACTGGCTGCTCTGGCGGCTCGTCCCCGATCGCGTCGAATTCTGGCAGGGGGCCGTCGATCGACGGCATCTGCGCCTCGTGTACGAGCGGACAGACACGGGCTGGACCCACCGCATCGCCACCGGCCACACCGAACCACAGCAGAGCGGAGAGCGCATCGCATGA
- a CDS encoding NAD-dependent epimerase/dehydratase family protein has product MTEVLILGGTGWLSGRVARRWRDAGARVTCLARGARPVPRGTVLVAGDRDDASAYDVLRRDWDEVVDVSSRARHVRAAVDALGTRAGRWTYVSSVSVYADEATVGADESAPLHAAAPDDQDDYAGQKAAAEDAVRALDERFRIIRPGLIVGAGDPSDRFGYWAAAFDRAGSQPVLVPPLADRWTQVIDVDDVAAFVVAGGGRSIVNAVGDPQPLADVLTRVRRRTSHTGDVVEADAEWLTAHGVAHWMGDRSLPLWLPAEMTGFMRHANRAFLDGGGSLTPLDETIVEVVADERERGTDRTRRAGLTRAEEADLLDELRSPRHV; this is encoded by the coding sequence ATGACGGAAGTGCTGATCCTGGGGGGAACCGGCTGGCTCTCCGGCCGCGTCGCGCGACGATGGCGGGATGCCGGCGCGCGCGTGACGTGCCTCGCACGGGGAGCGCGGCCGGTTCCCCGAGGCACCGTGCTCGTGGCAGGGGACCGGGATGACGCCTCCGCCTACGACGTGCTGCGTCGGGACTGGGACGAGGTCGTCGATGTGTCATCGCGTGCACGCCACGTCCGTGCGGCCGTCGACGCGCTCGGTACGCGCGCCGGGCGGTGGACGTACGTCTCGTCCGTTTCCGTGTACGCGGACGAGGCGACCGTGGGAGCCGACGAGTCAGCCCCGCTGCACGCCGCGGCGCCGGACGACCAGGACGACTACGCCGGGCAGAAGGCGGCGGCGGAGGACGCGGTGCGGGCGCTCGACGAGCGCTTCCGCATCATCCGGCCCGGTCTGATCGTCGGAGCGGGCGACCCGAGCGACCGATTCGGCTATTGGGCTGCGGCCTTCGACCGCGCGGGTTCTCAGCCGGTGCTCGTCCCGCCGCTCGCAGACCGCTGGACCCAGGTGATCGACGTCGATGACGTCGCAGCGTTCGTCGTCGCGGGCGGCGGTCGCTCGATCGTCAACGCGGTCGGCGACCCTCAGCCGCTCGCCGATGTGCTCACGCGAGTCCGCCGGCGCACCAGCCACACGGGCGACGTCGTCGAGGCGGACGCCGAGTGGCTGACCGCACACGGGGTCGCCCACTGGATGGGGGATCGGTCGCTGCCGCTGTGGCTGCCCGCGGAGATGACCGGCTTCATGCGCCACGCGAATCGAGCGTTCCTCGACGGAGGCGGGTCCCTCACCCCGCTGGACGAGACGATCGTGGAAGTCGTCGCTGACGAGCGCGAGCGCGGCACCGACCGCACGCGGCGTGCGGGGCTGACGCGCGCCGAAGAGGCCGATCTGCTGGATGAGCTGCGCTCGCCGCGACACGTATGA
- the argC gene encoding N-acetyl-gamma-glutamyl-phosphate reductase, whose amino-acid sequence MTYTVAVSGASGYAGGEILRLLADHPDIEIRTVTAHSNAGQPLIQHQPHLRSLAHLDLQDTTPAILAGHDIVFLALPHGQSGQYTDALGDVPLVIDAGADHRLTSQASWDAFYGGAFHDAWTYGVPELLVEGVKQREHLRGASRIAAPGCNASTVSLSLVPGVAAGVIDPTDIVSVLAVGPSGAGKSLKTNLLGSEILGTANPYAVGGTHRHIPEIQQALIAAGGTDPRISFTPVLVPMSRGILATSTAPIAGDVSDAQIRDAWQSAYGDETFVQLLPEGQFPRTADVLGANTALMGIAIDRAANRVTVVTAVDNLVKGTAGAAIQSMNIALGLPESRALTVNGVAP is encoded by the coding sequence ATGACGTATACCGTCGCCGTCTCCGGCGCATCCGGCTATGCGGGCGGCGAGATCCTGCGCCTGCTGGCCGATCATCCCGATATCGAGATCCGCACCGTGACCGCGCATTCGAATGCCGGCCAGCCGCTGATCCAGCACCAGCCGCACCTGCGCTCGCTCGCTCATCTGGACCTGCAGGACACCACGCCCGCGATCCTCGCCGGGCACGACATCGTGTTCCTCGCGCTTCCGCACGGTCAGTCCGGCCAGTACACGGATGCCCTAGGGGACGTCCCGCTCGTGATCGACGCCGGTGCCGACCACCGGCTCACCTCGCAGGCGTCCTGGGATGCCTTCTACGGCGGCGCGTTCCACGACGCGTGGACGTACGGCGTGCCCGAGCTGCTCGTGGAAGGCGTGAAGCAGCGCGAACACCTCCGCGGCGCCAGCCGCATCGCCGCCCCGGGATGCAACGCGTCGACCGTGAGTCTCAGCCTCGTCCCCGGCGTCGCAGCAGGCGTCATCGACCCGACCGACATCGTGTCGGTCCTCGCGGTGGGGCCCTCGGGGGCAGGCAAGAGCCTGAAGACCAATCTGCTGGGCAGCGAGATCCTCGGCACCGCGAACCCGTACGCGGTCGGAGGCACCCATCGGCACATCCCCGAGATCCAGCAGGCGCTGATCGCCGCCGGCGGCACCGACCCGCGGATCTCGTTCACGCCGGTGCTGGTCCCGATGTCCCGCGGCATCCTGGCCACCTCGACCGCCCCGATCGCCGGCGACGTCAGCGACGCGCAGATCCGGGACGCCTGGCAGAGCGCGTACGGCGACGAGACCTTCGTGCAGCTGCTGCCCGAGGGACAGTTCCCCCGGACCGCTGACGTCCTCGGCGCGAACACCGCGCTGATGGGGATCGCGATCGACCGTGCCGCGAACCGGGTGACCGTCGTCACCGCGGTCGACAACCTCGTCAAGGGCACCGCCGGTGCCGCCATCCAGTCCATGAACATCGCGCTCGGCCTCCCGGAGTCCCGCGCCCTCACCGTGAATGGAGTCGCCCCGTGA
- the argB gene encoding acetylglutamate kinase, with product MTDLQDTTPDIAAEKASTLIESLPWLKKFRDQIVVVKYGGNAMVSDQLQDAFAQDIAYLRYVGVLPVVVHGGGPQISDMLDRLEIPSEFKGGYRVTNTEAISVVRMVLTGQVNPQLVGRINSHGPIATGLSGEDAGLFGGRRRGVVIDGEEVDLGRVGDVVQVDPTPVLDHLASGRVPVVSSIAPDLDHPGQSLNVNADAAASALATALGARKLVILTDVPGLYADWPNRDSLVSHITSGDLIDMLPTLESGMIPKMRACLDAVESGVDAAAIIDGRVPHSVLVELFTSKGIGTEVVAGERTKA from the coding sequence ATGACGGATCTCCAGGACACCACACCGGACATCGCGGCCGAGAAGGCATCGACCCTCATCGAGTCGCTGCCGTGGCTGAAGAAGTTCCGCGATCAGATCGTCGTGGTCAAGTACGGCGGCAACGCGATGGTCTCCGACCAGCTCCAGGACGCGTTCGCGCAGGACATCGCCTACCTCCGCTACGTCGGTGTGCTGCCGGTCGTCGTGCACGGCGGCGGACCGCAGATCTCCGACATGCTGGACCGCCTCGAGATCCCGAGCGAGTTCAAGGGCGGGTACCGGGTCACCAACACCGAGGCGATCAGCGTCGTCCGGATGGTGCTGACCGGTCAGGTGAACCCGCAGCTGGTCGGGCGGATCAATTCGCACGGTCCCATCGCGACCGGGCTGAGCGGTGAGGACGCCGGCCTGTTCGGCGGTCGGCGCCGCGGCGTCGTCATCGACGGCGAGGAGGTGGATCTCGGCCGCGTCGGCGACGTCGTCCAGGTCGACCCCACCCCCGTCCTCGATCACCTCGCGTCCGGGCGGGTGCCCGTCGTCTCGAGCATCGCGCCCGATCTCGACCACCCTGGTCAGTCGCTGAACGTCAACGCGGATGCCGCGGCATCCGCTCTCGCGACGGCTCTCGGGGCACGCAAGCTCGTCATCCTCACGGACGTCCCCGGGCTCTACGCCGACTGGCCGAACCGCGACTCGCTGGTGTCCCACATCACGTCCGGCGACCTGATCGACATGCTGCCGACGCTCGAATCCGGCATGATCCCCAAGATGCGGGCGTGTCTGGATGCCGTGGAGAGCGGCGTGGACGCCGCGGCCATCATCGACGGGCGAGTGCCGCACTCGGTCCTCGTCGAACTGTTCACGAGCAAGGGAATCGGGACCGAAGTGGTCGCGGGAGAGAGGACGAAGGCATGA
- a CDS encoding cupin domain-containing protein, translating into MSDYEVISIGAPDAWRDHFGGFAPSRSRDGRRVVDHELTMQYIGMTANALLAGEEAGYWHTHERVEELYVFLAGRGQMGLDDDVVEVEAGTVIRVGQGVWRTWRARPDSDGELRWLCIRAGGEQLPHLPDDSERAEGRPMPWAKG; encoded by the coding sequence ATGAGCGACTACGAAGTGATCAGCATCGGAGCACCGGACGCATGGCGCGACCATTTCGGCGGATTCGCGCCGTCGCGTTCGCGCGACGGACGTCGCGTGGTCGATCACGAGCTGACGATGCAGTACATCGGCATGACCGCCAACGCCCTGCTAGCGGGCGAGGAAGCCGGCTACTGGCACACGCACGAGCGTGTCGAAGAGCTGTACGTGTTCCTCGCCGGACGCGGACAGATGGGACTGGACGACGACGTCGTCGAGGTCGAGGCGGGCACGGTCATCCGCGTCGGCCAGGGCGTCTGGCGCACATGGCGTGCGCGGCCGGACAGCGACGGCGAACTGCGCTGGCTGTGCATCCGCGCCGGCGGCGAGCAGCTCCCGCACCTGCCCGACGACTCGGAGCGCGCCGAGGGTCGTCCGATGCCGTGGGCGAAGGGATGA
- the argJ gene encoding bifunctional glutamate N-acetyltransferase/amino-acid acetyltransferase ArgJ, which translates to MSVTAPAGFEAAGVAAGLKSTGKPDVAVVVNRGPRKVGAAVFTSNRAKANPIIWSQQVIQDRIVEAVVLNSGGANCFTGTFGFQTTHQTAEKVAELLDISAGDVLVCSTGLIGTGDDEFRSKVLAGTEQAISELSDEGGDAAAQAIMTTDTVAKTAVVSRDGWTIGGMAKGAGMLAPGLATMLVVLTTDADLEALEADTALRAATGTTFDRLDSDGCMSTNDQVTLLANGASGVKPDLEEFAAALRELCQELAVKLQGDAEGASHDITIRVTNAVSEQEAVDVGRSVARNNLFKAAIFGNDPNWGRVLAAIGTTSAQFDPYDVDVWMNGVRVCTAGGPDRPREEVDLAPRATDVLIDLKVGDAEATILTNDLTHDYVHENSAYSS; encoded by the coding sequence GTGAGCGTCACCGCCCCCGCAGGATTCGAGGCGGCCGGAGTCGCCGCCGGCCTGAAGTCCACCGGCAAGCCCGATGTCGCCGTCGTCGTCAACCGCGGCCCGCGCAAGGTCGGTGCCGCCGTCTTCACGAGCAACCGCGCGAAGGCGAACCCGATCATCTGGTCGCAGCAGGTCATCCAGGACCGCATCGTCGAGGCCGTCGTGCTCAATTCCGGTGGCGCGAACTGCTTCACCGGCACCTTCGGCTTCCAGACCACGCACCAGACCGCCGAGAAGGTGGCCGAGCTGCTCGACATCAGCGCCGGCGACGTCCTGGTGTGCTCGACGGGCCTCATCGGCACCGGTGACGACGAGTTCCGCTCCAAGGTGCTCGCCGGTACGGAGCAGGCGATCTCGGAGTTGTCCGACGAGGGCGGGGATGCCGCAGCACAGGCGATCATGACGACGGACACGGTCGCCAAGACCGCTGTCGTCTCGCGCGACGGCTGGACCATCGGCGGCATGGCCAAGGGTGCTGGCATGCTCGCCCCGGGGCTCGCGACCATGCTCGTCGTGCTCACGACGGATGCCGATCTGGAGGCGCTCGAGGCCGACACCGCGCTCCGCGCGGCCACCGGGACGACCTTCGACCGGCTCGACTCGGACGGTTGCATGTCCACCAACGATCAGGTGACGCTCCTCGCCAACGGTGCGAGCGGCGTCAAGCCCGATCTCGAGGAGTTCGCCGCCGCCCTGCGCGAGCTCTGCCAGGAACTGGCGGTCAAGCTGCAGGGCGATGCCGAGGGTGCGAGCCACGACATCACCATCCGTGTGACGAACGCCGTCAGCGAGCAGGAGGCCGTCGACGTCGGACGCTCGGTGGCGCGCAACAACCTGTTCAAGGCCGCGATCTTCGGCAACGATCCGAACTGGGGGCGCGTCCTGGCCGCGATCGGCACGACGAGCGCGCAGTTCGACCCGTACGACGTCGACGTGTGGATGAACGGGGTGCGGGTGTGCACGGCAGGTGGGCCCGACCGTCCGCGCGAAGAGGTGGACCTCGCACCGCGGGCGACCGACGTACTCATCGACCTCAAGGTCGGCGACGCCGAGGCCACGATCCTCACGAACGACCTCACCCACGACTACGTCCACGAAAACAGCGCGTACTCCTCATGA
- the thiM gene encoding hydroxyethylthiazole kinase → MSDLLRPISETGLVTEAATLLEELRAAPPLTHCITNAVVTGFTANVLLALGAAPAMVDIVDEAGMFASMASGMLINLGSPRSEQRAAAREAVDGAAEGGTPWVLDPVAIGVLPVRTGLAHELVALRPTAIRGNASEILALAGVGSGGRGVDTTDTTDAAADAAFTLAERHSSVVAVSGPVDLITDGRRVIRIANGDALLTRVTGGGCALGAVMAAFLGTARESDADALTAVAAANLVYTIAAERAATRAEGPGTFAVALLDALAAIDSDDLAVAARIEEATR, encoded by the coding sequence TTGAGCGATCTTCTGCGTCCGATTTCCGAAACCGGCCTCGTGACCGAGGCCGCGACCCTCCTCGAGGAGCTGCGCGCGGCTCCTCCGCTGACCCACTGCATCACGAACGCGGTGGTGACCGGTTTCACCGCGAACGTGCTGCTCGCCCTCGGTGCGGCCCCCGCCATGGTCGACATCGTCGACGAGGCAGGGATGTTCGCCTCGATGGCGTCCGGGATGCTCATCAACCTGGGCTCTCCGCGATCCGAACAGCGCGCGGCCGCCCGAGAAGCGGTCGACGGAGCCGCCGAGGGCGGTACACCATGGGTGCTTGACCCTGTGGCGATCGGTGTCCTGCCCGTGCGCACCGGTCTCGCCCACGAGCTCGTCGCGCTGCGCCCCACCGCGATCCGTGGGAACGCGTCCGAGATCCTCGCCCTGGCAGGTGTCGGCAGTGGCGGGCGCGGCGTCGATACGACCGACACGACGGATGCCGCCGCGGACGCCGCTTTCACGCTCGCCGAGCGTCACAGCAGCGTCGTCGCAGTGTCGGGTCCTGTGGATCTGATCACGGATGGCCGGCGGGTGATCCGCATCGCGAACGGTGATGCCCTGCTGACGAGGGTGACGGGCGGCGGATGCGCGCTCGGTGCGGTGATGGCCGCGTTCCTCGGCACCGCTCGGGAGTCGGATGCCGACGCGCTGACGGCCGTCGCCGCCGCGAACCTGGTGTACACGATCGCCGCCGAGCGGGCGGCGACCCGAGCCGAGGGCCCAGGGACCTTCGCCGTCGCCCTGCTCGACGCGCTCGCCGCCATCGACTCGGACGACCTCGCCGTCGCGGCACGCATCGAGGAGGCGACCCGATGA